Proteins from a single region of Acidimicrobiia bacterium:
- a CDS encoding sigma-70 family RNA polymerase sigma factor, which yields MIAIARYLPDALAEAYRRHAGAVFTLAQRMLWERGTAEEMVQEVFLRLWEHPERFDRSRGSLRSFLLMATHARCVDRLRADVRRREREERSARAALVADYDVSLEAWDLSVGDQVREAMSTLSDGEREAIELAYFGGHTYRDVARMLEQPEGTVKSRIRTGLMRLRQQLLTGGPPPPGVWERLESAIQELHRPDAPVPPPRLVPGARALRVPRRWQWIAAAASVVAVVFGALWLFGGDNNSGATNDTAALAGAAERAPGARRAKLVDADGTVLAKAVVLPDGTGYLTSELPALPAGRTYQLWGVDNRNTISLGVMGRSPNVVAFQAAGHPAALAITEERAGGVPVSTHDPAAVGDLTA from the coding sequence GTGATCGCGATTGCCCGCTACCTCCCCGACGCGCTCGCCGAGGCGTATCGCCGCCATGCCGGTGCGGTGTTCACGCTCGCGCAGCGCATGCTCTGGGAACGCGGCACCGCGGAAGAGATGGTCCAGGAGGTCTTCTTGCGGCTGTGGGAGCACCCCGAGCGCTTCGATCGCTCGCGCGGATCGCTGCGCTCGTTCCTCCTCATGGCCACGCACGCTCGCTGCGTCGACCGTCTCCGGGCCGACGTCCGGCGGCGCGAACGTGAGGAGCGCTCGGCGCGCGCCGCGCTGGTCGCCGATTACGACGTCAGCCTCGAGGCATGGGATCTGAGCGTCGGCGACCAGGTCCGGGAGGCGATGAGCACGCTGTCCGACGGCGAGCGCGAGGCCATCGAGCTCGCGTACTTCGGAGGCCACACCTACCGCGACGTGGCGCGGATGCTCGAGCAACCCGAGGGCACCGTGAAGAGCCGGATCCGCACCGGCCTGATGCGGCTGCGACAGCAGCTGCTCACGGGGGGTCCGCCACCGCCCGGCGTGTGGGAGCGGCTCGAATCGGCGATTCAGGAGTTGCACCGGCCCGACGCGCCCGTTCCGCCTCCTCGACTCGTCCCGGGTGCGCGTGCACTGCGAGTACCTCGACGCTGGCAATGGATCGCCGCGGCCGCATCCGTCGTGGCGGTGGTGTTCGGCGCGCTCTGGTTGTTCGGTGGTGACAACAACTCCGGCGCCACCAACGACACCGCCGCGCTCGCGGGTGCGGCAGAACGCGCGCCGGGCGCGCGCCGGGCGAAGCTCGTCGACGCCGACGGCACGGTCCTGGCGAAAGCGGTCGTGCTGCCCGACGGCACGGGCTACCTCACCAGCGAGTTGCCGGCACTTCCGGCCGGACGTACGTACCAGCTCTGGGGCGTCGACAACCGCAACACGATCTCGCTCGGAGTGATGGGGCGCAGCCCCAACGTCGTCGCGTTCCAAGCCGCGGGACACCCCGCCGCGCTCGCGATCACCGAGGAGCGGGCGGGTGGCGTGCCGGTCAGTACGCACGATCCGGCCGCGGTCGGCGACCTCACCGCCTGA
- a CDS encoding aldo/keto reductase, whose product MEYRAFGRTGVLVSPLCLGAMMFGAWGNRDHDESIDVVHAALDAGINFIDTADVYSAGESEEIVAKAIQGQRDNVILATKVHGTMGADPNMSGSSRRWILRECEESLRRLDTDYIDLYQMHRPRPGTDIDETLGALSDLVHQGKVRYIGSSTFPASAIVEAQWVSERRNRERFVCEQPPYSVLVRGVENDVLPTCERYGIAVIPWSPLAGGWLSGKWRKGADDLTSHRANRIPARYDLSLPGNQAKLDAADALAQLADDAGLTLVHLAVAWVLNNPAVTSAIIGPRTMEQLTTQVGATDVTLDSDLLDRIDEIVPPGSTFNPADAGYQVPMVANPKRRRRVG is encoded by the coding sequence ATGGAGTACCGAGCATTCGGCCGAACTGGCGTGTTGGTCAGCCCGCTGTGTCTCGGGGCAATGATGTTCGGCGCGTGGGGTAACCGCGACCACGACGAGTCGATCGACGTCGTCCACGCCGCGCTCGACGCCGGGATCAACTTCATCGACACCGCCGACGTGTACTCGGCGGGGGAGTCGGAGGAGATCGTCGCCAAGGCGATCCAAGGCCAGCGTGACAACGTGATACTCGCGACGAAGGTGCACGGAACCATGGGTGCCGACCCGAACATGAGCGGAAGCTCGCGCCGCTGGATCTTGCGCGAGTGTGAGGAGAGTCTGCGCCGCCTCGACACGGACTACATCGACCTCTACCAGATGCACCGGCCGCGTCCCGGCACCGACATCGACGAAACGCTCGGCGCGCTCTCCGACCTCGTGCACCAAGGAAAGGTGCGCTACATCGGGAGCTCCACGTTCCCCGCGTCCGCGATCGTGGAAGCGCAGTGGGTGTCCGAGCGACGCAACCGCGAGCGTTTTGTGTGCGAGCAACCGCCGTACTCGGTGCTCGTGCGTGGCGTCGAGAACGACGTGCTCCCTACATGCGAGCGCTACGGCATCGCAGTGATCCCGTGGAGCCCGCTCGCGGGAGGGTGGCTCTCGGGCAAGTGGCGCAAGGGCGCGGACGACCTCACCAGCCATCGCGCGAACCGCATCCCCGCGCGCTACGACCTGTCACTGCCCGGCAACCAGGCCAAGCTCGACGCCGCCGACGCGCTCGCGCAGCTCGCCGACGATGCCGGTCTCACGCTCGTGCATCTCGCGGTGGCGTGGGTGCTCAACAACCCGGCGGTGACCTCGGCGATCATCGGCCCCCGCACGATGGAGCAACTCACGACCCAGGTCGGTGCCACCGACGTGACCCTCGACTCCGACCTGCTCGACCGCATCGACGAGATCGTGCCGCCCGGCAGCACCTTCAATCCCGCCGACGCGGGCTATCAGGTTCCGATGGTCGCCAACCCGAAGCGCCGCCGCCGCGTGGGGTAG
- a CDS encoding RNA polymerase sigma factor, protein MRDDAELVIAARSGDHDALGEVYDRYADRIHDFCFSVLRNRDDAADAMQDTFVLAASRLGQLRDPAKLKPWLYAIARNEALRRARARRRAVPTEGAGVDIAAEPVDLEAGDAADNAARLVWAAAAGLSARDRSLLDLNVRQGLDGQELADAIGVTPGHAYVLVHRLRDQVERSLGALLVAGPGRDDCTELQQLLVNWDGRFSPLWRKRVARHVESCDVCERSRKALVSPLAALAAVPLVGAPALLRAPTLERMHAARDRNLGSVPDRRRRWIAAAAAILAALAIGGAVTALATSDDDARLGIVATHSDHETTGDTTTTTPGIAPAVAPDETTIPAVAPGAPAATPPSGNDGTGPTPAPTEPDTQGPSITNISSKQACIVVNGAPSDTSVSATVSDPSGVAKVVVEWNHDVDGGGSEVMTISGSSYGVVLGPFADPGVLTWSVRATDSAGNTTTAPRGAVVVKAGPCP, encoded by the coding sequence ATGCGAGACGACGCCGAGCTCGTCATCGCAGCGCGCAGCGGCGACCACGACGCGCTCGGTGAGGTCTACGACCGGTACGCGGACCGCATCCACGACTTCTGCTTCTCCGTGCTGCGCAACCGTGACGACGCAGCCGACGCGATGCAGGACACCTTCGTGCTCGCGGCGTCGCGCCTCGGTCAGCTTCGTGATCCGGCGAAACTCAAGCCCTGGCTGTACGCCATCGCGCGCAACGAGGCGCTCCGCCGCGCCCGTGCTCGGCGCCGCGCCGTGCCGACAGAGGGCGCGGGGGTCGACATCGCGGCGGAGCCGGTCGACCTCGAAGCCGGTGATGCGGCCGACAACGCGGCGCGGCTCGTGTGGGCGGCGGCCGCCGGTCTCTCCGCGCGAGACCGCTCCCTGCTCGACCTGAACGTGCGGCAGGGGCTCGACGGCCAGGAGCTCGCCGACGCGATCGGCGTGACGCCGGGGCACGCGTACGTGCTCGTCCACCGGCTGCGCGACCAGGTCGAGCGGTCGCTCGGCGCGCTCCTCGTGGCGGGACCGGGTCGCGACGACTGCACCGAGCTCCAGCAACTCCTCGTGAATTGGGACGGCCGGTTCTCGCCGCTCTGGCGAAAGCGCGTCGCGCGTCACGTGGAATCGTGCGATGTGTGCGAGCGCAGCCGCAAGGCACTCGTGAGCCCGCTCGCCGCCCTTGCCGCGGTCCCGCTGGTCGGCGCGCCGGCGCTGCTCCGCGCGCCGACGCTCGAGCGCATGCACGCGGCCCGCGACCGCAATCTCGGAAGCGTTCCGGACCGGAGGCGCAGATGGATCGCAGCCGCAGCAGCAATTCTGGCCGCGCTCGCAATCGGTGGCGCCGTGACCGCGCTCGCGACCAGCGACGACGACGCCCGTCTCGGCATCGTCGCGACACACTCCGACCACGAGACGACCGGCGACACCACCACCACAACTCCGGGCATCGCGCCCGCGGTCGCGCCCGATGAGACGACAATTCCCGCGGTCGCGCCGGGCGCGCCCGCCGCCACACCGCCGTCCGGCAACGATGGCACGGGACCGACTCCGGCACCGACCGAGCCGGACACGCAAGGCCCCTCGATCACCAACATCTCGAGCAAGCAGGCGTGCATCGTCGTCAACGGTGCGCCCAGCGACACCTCCGTGTCGGCGACGGTCAGCGATCCATCGGGTGTTGCGAAGGTCGTCGTCGAATGGAACCACGACGTCGACGGCGGAGGGTCGGAGGTGATGACGATCAGTGGATCGTCGTACGGCGTGGTGCTGGGCCCATTCGCGGACCCGGGAGTGCTCACCTGGTCGGTGCGCGCGACCGACAGTGCCGGCAACACGACGACGGCACCCCGAGGAGCCGTCGTCGTGAAGGCCGGACCGTGTCCGTGA
- a CDS encoding LLM class F420-dependent oxidoreductase produces MEFGVVIPHTGRRASPEYVRRFCTTAEDAGFDGLWGVDHIVMPHHTDSKYTLGRKPADIADDAVSQLLAPNYEMMTTLIWVAGFTGRIKLGTSVAVLPIRNAVFNARQLATLDVYSDGRVLYGAGVGWLREEAEMMGMPWDHRGRRSEEHIALLRALWCAEGDLVEFHGEYHDIPPIDPEPRPVQRPIPILVGGHSDVALERAGRIGDGWIAAPMSPEPLAEHWAKVRDAAARNDRDPDALMLVGAMRPLRDTKQVDAIAAYAEIGVDHLIVDLYVASRDAVFDELHRFSAEVAPRF; encoded by the coding sequence ATGGAATTCGGAGTGGTCATTCCGCATACGGGCCGTCGCGCGTCACCGGAGTACGTGCGCAGGTTCTGCACTACTGCGGAGGATGCCGGCTTCGACGGGCTGTGGGGCGTCGACCACATCGTGATGCCGCACCACACCGACTCCAAGTACACCCTCGGGCGCAAGCCGGCCGACATCGCCGACGACGCGGTGTCGCAACTACTCGCGCCGAACTACGAGATGATGACGACGCTGATATGGGTGGCGGGTTTCACCGGCCGGATCAAGCTCGGTACCTCGGTCGCGGTGTTGCCGATCCGTAACGCGGTGTTCAACGCGCGTCAGCTCGCGACGCTCGACGTCTACTCCGACGGGCGTGTGCTCTACGGGGCGGGCGTGGGCTGGCTACGAGAAGAAGCCGAGATGATGGGCATGCCCTGGGATCACCGCGGCCGGCGCAGCGAGGAACACATCGCGTTGTTGCGTGCGCTCTGGTGTGCGGAGGGCGACCTCGTCGAGTTCCACGGCGAGTACCACGACATCCCGCCTATCGATCCAGAGCCGCGTCCGGTGCAACGACCGATCCCGATCCTCGTCGGGGGTCACTCCGACGTCGCGCTCGAGCGCGCCGGTCGCATCGGCGACGGTTGGATCGCGGCTCCCATGTCGCCCGAACCTCTTGCCGAGCACTGGGCGAAAGTGCGCGACGCCGCGGCGCGCAACGACCGCGATCCCGACGCGCTCATGCTCGTCGGCGCGATGCGACCGCTCCGTGACACGAAGCAGGTCGACGCGATCGCCGCCTATGCCGAGATCGGCGTCGACCATCTGATCGTCGACCTGTATGTGGCGTCGCGCGACGCGGTGTTCGACGAGCTCCATCGCTTCTCCGCAGAAGTCGCGCCGCGGTTCTGA